From one Spiroplasma endosymbiont of Lasioglossum villosulum genomic stretch:
- the gap gene encoding type I glyceraldehyde-3-phosphate dehydrogenase: MAIKIAINGFGRIGRLAFRQLFDKKEIDIVAINDLGNVEALAYLLQYDSAHRTWKHGKIKADKSKNTINVDGKIIKVCQEKDPKALPWKANAVDIVIEATGRFTTKELAQAHIDAGAKKVVISAPAKGDLKTIVYNVNHDILKSTDNIISGASCTTNCLAPVVHALESEFGIIKGWMTTVHAATNDQRLLDLEHSDFRRGRSAMSNIVPAATGAATAIGLVIPSVKGKLDGSAMRVPIITGSIVDLTIELKKNVTVEQVNAAMKKHSSESFAYNEDPIVSTDIIGSSFGSIFDATLTKVIEVEGKQIVKVFAWYDNEMSYVSQLVRTVIHLAKLK; encoded by the coding sequence ATGGCAATTAAAATTGCAATTAATGGATTTGGGCGCATTGGCCGCCTTGCCTTCCGTCAATTATTTGACAAAAAAGAAATTGATATTGTTGCTATCAATGATTTAGGAAATGTAGAAGCCCTAGCATATCTATTACAATATGATTCAGCACATAGAACTTGAAAACACGGAAAAATCAAAGCAGACAAATCAAAAAATACTATTAATGTTGATGGTAAAATAATTAAAGTTTGTCAAGAAAAAGACCCAAAAGCATTACCATGAAAAGCCAATGCTGTTGATATCGTAATTGAAGCAACTGGACGTTTTACAACAAAAGAATTAGCACAAGCACATATTGATGCTGGAGCTAAAAAAGTTGTGATTTCAGCACCAGCTAAGGGAGACTTAAAAACTATTGTTTATAATGTTAACCATGATATTCTAAAAAGTACTGATAATATTATTTCTGGTGCTTCATGTACTACTAATTGTCTTGCTCCTGTTGTTCATGCTCTAGAATCAGAATTTGGAATTATTAAAGGATGAATGACAACAGTTCATGCTGCAACCAATGACCAACGTTTACTAGACTTAGAACATTCAGATTTCAGAAGAGGACGTAGTGCTATGTCTAATATTGTTCCTGCAGCTACAGGTGCTGCTACAGCTATTGGTTTAGTTATCCCTTCTGTTAAAGGAAAACTAGATGGTTCAGCAATGCGGGTTCCAATCATTACTGGTTCAATTGTTGATTTAACAATTGAATTAAAGAAAAATGTTACTGTTGAACAAGTTAATGCAGCAATGAAAAAACATAGTAGCGAATCATTTGCTTATAATGAAGATCCAATTGTTTCAACTGATATTATTGGTTCAAGTTTTGGTTCAATTTTTGATGCAACATTAACAAAAGTTATTGAAGTTGAAGGCAAACAAATTGTTAAAGTTTTTGCTTGATATGATAATGAAATGTC